In the genome of Coxiella burnetii, the window AATACGGAGAGTTTCCATTTTTTCTAGGGCTTCATTGATCAGTTCATTTAGAGGCAAATTTTCTTCGGCTTTTAAAATTGCTTCTTCTTTGGCTTTTGTTTCGGGATTTTTTGGGGCGAACAAAGCACAACAATCTTCATAAGGGCGTTTTGAAATACGAAAGGTGCCAATTTTCTCGGCGATTTTAATGATATCATTTTTATCGAAGCTTATTAATGGTCGTAAAATAGGTAAATTCGTCGCTTGATTAATCACCGCGATGTTTTGAATAGTTTGGCTCGCCACTTGTCCCAAATTCTCACCGGTAATTAAGGTATGGTAGGTGGATTTTGTCAGTTTTTCTGCGATTCGCATCATAAAACGCCGATGAATAATCGTCCATGTAGATTCAGGACACATTTTGTTAACGGTCTCTTGAATTTTGGTGAAATAAGGAATATGCAAATTAATGGCGCGCAATTTCCAGGAAGTTAATACGCGAGCAAGGTCGATAACTTTTTCTTTGGCTTTCTCTCCGGTGTAAGGGAAACTATGAAAGTAAACAGCATCAATCATCATTCCGCGCTTTAACAGCGTCCAACCCGCTACGGGGCTATCGATTCCACCCGATAATAATAAAAGACCACGACCTCCAACGCCAACAGGCAGGCCGCCCAATCCATCTTCATGATCTTCTGTCGTGTAAATAAATAATCCCTCGTCACGTACCTCAATAAAAATCGTTAATTCAGGATTATTAAGATTAACCTGCCACTTGGGAAAATGTTGAAGTATCAGGGCACCCAGTTTTTTATTAATCTCCATAGAATCCATCGGAAATGACTTCACGGTTCGACGAGTATCCACTCGAAAAGCCAACGATTTGGATTCTAATTTTCTAAGATGTTTTATAAGAACTTCTTCCATTTCCTCAAGATTAATTTCCAAATTCAAACGATAAGCCAATGCAAACCCAACAACGCCAAATACGCGCTTTAATGCTTCTCTATAGCACGAAATATCTTTTTCGGTGGTTAATTGTAAATAAAGTCGGCCACGACACTGTTCAATAGGGGGGGCTCCCTCTCCGATCGCTAGACGAATATTCTCGATGATGGAAGATTCAAAAAGATGCCGATTTTTTCCTTTTAAAGCAATTTCACCGTACTTAATCAGGATGACTTTTTTCATTTATCGTAATATTTTTTTTAACTTATAAATAATTGATTGAAGGTTTTCTAACACATAGTGAATCTCTTCATGCGTGTTATAGCGTGAAAAACTAAAGCGAATAGCGGATTGAATCCGTTTCGCCGGAAGTCCAATCGCTTTCAAAACGTGACTCGGTTTGCCTTTAGCGCCACTACAGGCAGAACCTGCTGAAACATAAATGCCCTTTTCTTCAAGCGAATTCATCATTACTTGAGAAGGAATTGAATCAAATGAGACGTTAAGCGTATTTTCGAGCGCATTCACAGGTGAATTAATCTTTACTTCTGGTATATTTTTTAATCCTTGCAAAAAATCAGCCATTAACTCCCGCCAACACTCGCGCGTTTCTTTTAAATGACCATAAGCAAGTCGCGCCGCTTTAGCTAAGCCCACAATAGTAGGCACATTCTGCGTCCCCGAACGCAAGTCAAATTCCTGCCCTCCACCCGAAATTAAAGGTTGTAATGGTGTTTTTTTCTTAACGTAGAGAGCGCCGCTTCCCTTCGGGGCATGGAATTTATGGCCGCTGATGGAATATAAATCGATATGAGTGAGATCAATCTCAAGCTTACCAAAGGCCTGCGCACCATCAGAGAAAAAAATAATACCCTTGTTTTTAGCTTTCACTGCTTTAGCAATCGCATTAATGGGGTTGATACTGCCTAATTCGTTGTTGACATGCATAACCGCGACCAGAATAGTATTAGGTTTTATTAATTCAACAACACTTTCTGGCGACACTTTGCCCTGCGCATCCACTTTTGCAAAATCGACAGTAAAACCGGCTTGTTCGAGCTGTTTAATACTCCCTAATACCGCATCATGTTCTATTGGCGTAGTGATAATATGATTGCCCTTACGTTTGAACGCTTGAGCTGCTCCTTTAACCGCCAAATTGACGCTTTCTGTGCCCCCCGATGTGAAAACGATTTCATCTTCGTGAGCCCCCAATAACCCGCTCAAAGCACGTCGCGCCTCATCCACTGCCCGCTCCGCCTGAAGGCCTAAACGATGCAGGCTGGAAGGGTTCCCATAACGCTTCGAGAAAAACGCTAACAGAGACTCCATAACTTCTGGAGCGGCTGAGGTGGTTGCGTTGTTGTCTAAGTATATTTCAGGCATCGAGGGATTATACTAGCCTCAGTGACATTTCTACATGATTTCCTGAAATTTCTCTCTATGGCCCTGGTAGGGGGAATCACAGCATCATTCTCACAACTATCCGTCGCATTCTGATATCTTTTTTAGATATTTTATCGTAGAATAAAGCTGCCAAGCACAGATTCGTTCCGGACCTTCCCTTCGAGACAGTTCCTGACATTCTTGCCGAAGCATTTCTATTTCTACTTTTTGAGGAAAATGACGATGAGTCAAAATAAAATCTATGTGGGAAGCTTGTCATATGACGTGACAGCTGATGAACTTCAATCCTTCTTTGGCCAGTATGGTGAAATTGAGGAAGCCAAATTGATTATGGATCGGGAAACAGGCCGTTCCAAAGGCTTCGCTTTCATCACCTATGGTACGCAGGACGCGGCGCAAGAAGCTGTGTCGAAAGCCAACGGGATTGATCTCCAAGGTCGCAAAATTCGAGTTAACATAGCGCGAGAAAATACAGGCGACCGTCGACGTGATGGTGGCAGCGGCGGCCGGGGTGGTCGAGGCGGCCGTTTCTAAGCCACTTTCTCCTTTCCCACAACAAAGCGAGGAAATAAAACTCCTCGCTTTACTTAAAAGGATGGAAAACTTAGGAAGGAATTTCCTGGAAATACTCTTTTTCCATTTCACATAACTCTTCCATTATCTTCTTTGAAAGTTCACGAATCCCCTGTCGGCCCTGCTGATTCGTTTGGGTTTGGGGGGCGAACCATTTTAATTTCATATAAAACTGACAACCTTTCTGGGGTAAATACCGTTGCATTTTGTCTTCCTCACCCCGCAAATAAATTAATAAGACCTTTGCTTGAGGGACAGCTTGCAAAATCTGACCAGCCCCGTAACCATAATCGTCCATATTCAATCGCCCTGTCTCGCTCCGCGTCCCTTCAGGGAAGATCATAGCGAAATCTCCTCGTTTTAATAAATGTGTAACCCTTCTTAATACGGTTTTCGCATTCGATCCTCCCCCCTCTGTTTTAAGAGGGATCATTTTACCCATATAACTCATTAGTCGATTGAATAAGTTAGCGCACGCAAACTTTGCATTGGGAATATTCCAGGGAAAGCGGCGAAAATGCCTAAGATATCCCCAGAGCGAACCTAAACCCCAAATAATGCCAAAAGCATCAAAGTAACTGAGGTGGTTTGCACAAATGAGCACCGGACCTTTGTGCTCTTTCTTCAGAAAGCCCCGAAATTGTTTTCTGATTTTGTGTTTGTTTTTTATCTTGTATCGCCGTACGAAGCGAACATAGAAAACGATTGCCGAGTAAAAGGGCACCAAAAAAAGGAATGAAAAGACTCTTTGTAAGCGCAAAATAAGCTCCCTCTAAGACAGAAAATTCTTGAACTCAATAATAACTACGAACCTTGGGCCGATCAATTATCTAAGCCAACTCCTAACAATCCTCTTTTAGAGTTAGCCCTTGTGTTGATGGCAGGCATCGTAAATGGCTTTGGCTAAGGTTTCGCTGACACCGGGGACCCTTGCGATTTCTTCAATGCTAGCTCGCTGAAGTTCTTGTAACCCACCGAAATATTTCAATAATTTTTGCCGTCGTTTAGGACCGATCCCTTCAATTTCCTGCAAGGTGGATTCTACTCGGCGCTTAGCACGACGGTTGCAATGCGCCGTGATCGCAAAGCGATGGGCTTCGTCACGAATTTGTTGAATTAGATGAAACGCGATGTTATCTGCCGGCAAATGGATTTCTTCTCGTCGCCCCCAAACGAACAACTTTTCCAATCCGGCTTTACGACCGGGTCCTTTCGCAATTGCCGTTAAAATGACTCCGCTCACTTGCAATTCTTCAAGCACCTCGGCTGCTTGCCTAAGTTGGCCCATGCCCCCATCAATCAGCAGAACATCAGGCAAAATGCCTTCGCCTTCTTTTAAGCGCACGTATCGGCGCGTCAGCGCCTGTCGCAAAGCACCGTAATCATCGCCCGGTGTTACTCCGCTAATGTTAAATCGTCGATAGTCTTTTTTAATGGGCCCCTCTTCCCCAAAAACAACGCAAGACGCCACCGTCGCTTCTCCTAAGGTATGGCTAATATCGAAACATTCGATACGCGCAATTGGATTCGGTAAAGCCAACGATTTTTGTATGGCTTCTAATTTTAGCGCGAAAGTATTTTTCTGAGCCAAGTGTTGTGAAAGCGCCTGAGCCGCATTGAGCGCCGCCATGGCTTGCCATTGCTTATACGGCGCCCGTTTTTGATCGGTAATGGCTAGTTTCCGGTTTAAACCGGACGACAAAGCGCGTTGTATCCATAAACGGTCCTCCAATGGCTCGCTCGTTACGATCCGTTCCGGAATATCACCATTGCGCAAAGGGCTCAAATAATATTGAGGAATAAATTCAACTAAGGCGGTTTGGAGCGTCGTTCCTAAGGGTGTATTGGGAAAGAAAGGTTTATGACCAATCATTCGCCCGGATCGGATGAATAATATAGCAAAGCCGATGGCTCCGTTTGATTCGGCGATGCCTATTATATCAATGTTCCCCTTCCCGCCCGTAATGATTTGCTGTTTTTGTAGCCGCCGTAATTGGCGAATTTGATCGCGGTAATGAGCGGCTTCCTCAAAGACCAAATTCTCAGAGGTTACTTCCATTCGTTCAGTTAATTTTATGATTACTTGATCGTTTTTACCTTCAAAAAATAAGATAGCGTCTTCAACCTGGCGTCGATATTCCTGCTCATTGACGTACCCCACGCAAGGGGCTGTACAACGCTTGATTTGATATTGTAAACAAGGGCGCGTGCGGTTTTTAAAAAAAGATTCACTGCATTGACGCAATTTAAATAGCTTTTGAATCAGGGCGAGATTCTCTCTCACCGATCCGGCATTGGGGTAAGGGCCAAAGTAACGGCCGGGGGCTTTTTTTGCGCCGCGGTAAAAATCCAAACGGGGGAATTTTTGATGAGTGGCTAAATAAAGGTAAGGATAGGATTTATCATCTCGCAGCAATACATTGTAACGGGGGCGGAACTGTTTGATGAAACTGGCTTCGAGTAAAAGGGCTTCATTCTCATTGCGGGTGATCGTCGTTTGAATCGACTGCACCTGAGCCATCATGGCTTGCGTTTTACTATCTAGTTGGCGACGAAAGTAGCTGCTGACCCGTTTTTGTAAATTGCGCGCTTTACCCACATAGATGACTTTCCCCTGCGCGTCTTGCATCTGGTAAACACCGGAGCCGGTAGGTAGGGTCTTAAGAAAAGCGCTCGGATTGTCAATAGTCATGAGTGTCTGGATCTAATATTGATTTTTGACTGGCGGAGAGGGAGGGATTCGAACCCTCGGAGGAGTTGCCCCCTCAACGGTTTTCAAGACCGTCGCATTCAACCGCTCTGCCACCTCTCCCTTAAAATCAATCACCACCGGACTCCCTGTCCTTGCTATCTCGTCTTAGGATACGCACCCTGCCCACCTTTAACGGGCAAAGGAGAACCATTATATAAGTAACTGAGGAGTGTGCCTAGCCTATATCATTGCCTAGAGGCGAGAACCCAGGCGCACCTTCGGTGCGCTGCACACGTGTGCGCTGGATGATCCCCGCCTGCGCGGGATGACAAGGGGGCAAGGATGACGAATGGATAAGGCTGCGACTCGGCACTACGATGTAAAAAACGTCCCTCATTCCAGTGCGCAGGCGGTCTACCGAAATACAAAGATAGAGGGCTTTCAGGGTGCGATTGAAAGTGTAGGTTTTCTAAGCCGCCTCGGGAGCCGAGTAGCTAAGTAGCCCAATGAAATGGACCCACCCCTTAAAGACGGCGTCATAATGCGCCAACATAGAATTTCTATTTTCAAAAAAAGGAGAAGGTCCATGAAAGATATTAAAATACTGGGTGTTGATATTGCAAAAGATGTTTTTCAACTGTGTGGAATTGATGAGTGGGGTAAAGTGATCTACACGAGACGGGTTAAGCGTGCTCAGTATGTATCCACCGTAGCCAGTCTTAAGGTGGGCTGCGTGGTGATGGAAGCGTGTGGAGGAGCGAACCATTGGTATCGGACGTTTATGGGGATGGGTATCCCAACGCAGTTGATCAGTCCGCAGCACGTCAAACCGTATGTCAAAAGTAACAAGAATGATCGTAACGATGCGCAGGCGATAGCTGAAGCGGCTTCCCGCGCCTCGATGCGGTTTGTGCAGGGTAAAACGGTGGAACAACAAGACGTTCAAGCGCTGTTAAAGATACGCGATCGTTTAGTCAAAAGCCGCACGGCGCTGATCAATGAGATTCGGGGGTTGTTGCAAGAATACGGACTCACGATGGCGCGTGGTGCCAAGCGATTTTATGAAGAGCTCCCGTTGATTTTAGCGAGCGAAGCGGTGGGATTAACACCGCGGATGAAACGGGTGTTGAATTGTTTGTATACCGAATTGTTGAACCGGGACGAAGCGATTGGTGATTACGAGGAGGAATTAAAAGCGGTGGCAAAAGCCAATGAGGATTGTCAACGGGTACAGAGCATCCCGGGGGTGGGTTATTTAACGGCGCTCTCGGTTTATGCGAGCGTGGGTGACATTCATCAATTTCATCGTTCCCGGCAGTTGTCGGCGTTTATTGGGTTGGTCCCTCGACAACATTCGAGTGGGAATAAGGAGGTGTTGTTGGGGATTAGTAAACGCGGCAATGTGATGTTAAGGACGTTATTGATTCATGGCGCCCGTGCGCTATTGCGTCATGTAAAAAATAAAACGGATAAAAAGAGTCTGTGGTTAAAAGCACTCATTGAGCGCCGCGGAATGAATCGCGCTTGTGTGGCGTTAGCGAATAAAAATGCGCCGATCATTTGGGCGCTTTTAACACGCCAAGAAACGTATCGCTGTGGCGCCTAAACACCGCCGTGGGTAAAAAAAAGAATTAACAAAAGGAGACACACCAACCGAGTTCGAAACAATGAGGGCTGATGAAAGTAAGGTAAAACCTGAGGTTGATTAAGCTGATTCATACGGTGGCTCTGTGAAGCCGATAGCCCGATAAGCATCAACCTTGCATAATTCATCAAGGCACCAATGGTGGCCAATTTAAATCGTGATGCCGGATATACGAATGCAACCGCTTTCTTTTCATCAAAACTGATTGTTGACAACAAGGGTGGGTCCATATACGTATGAAGCGAAGCGAAATACGGGAAAACAATGATGTCATCTATTGTCCCCGTATTTCGCTTCGCTGCATACGGGCTACTTGTTGAAAACCACTTTCAATCGCACCCGGGCTTTCACGGCCGAAATCATGGGAATCTCGGCTAAGAGGCTGAGAAAAGCCCCATCGGTGTTTTTCTTAACCCCTTGATCTGGCCCCCGAACCGCTTTCGGGCAGTGATAAAAATATTTACTTTATTTTCAATAAGTTAAAATGAATTCTTAAGAAATTATGAAAATTTAGCCCCTTTTCCTGGCAAAATTATGAACAATTCGGTATCATGTGACCTTGTTGTTTTCAGAAGAGAAAACATATTGTTTGTTTAGGAGAAATAATATAGAAATAAAACTAACTAAAGGTAAAAAATATGGGCGGTAGTTTAATAGCTTTAATAACAAGTATCTTCTTGGCCACTTCGTTGGCCTCCCCTTCAGCGAAGGCGTTCGATTATTCGGATTTCCAACCCTTAATTAATAAAGGTTTGTCTCCCCAAGCTTTGCAGGTTGGTCTTAAAGCCTATCGATGGGCACGAACACACGGTGCAGTCAAAAAACCGATCATGACTTTGATCGACTTCAAGCAGCCTTCCAATAAAAAGCGGCTGTGGGTTATTGACATGCGTAATGGCAAACTGCTATTCAACGGTTATGTGGCCCAAGGTAAAGGCAGCGGGAATCTCTACGCGACTCGCTTTTCTAATAAAGGCGGATCAGACGCTTCTTCGATAGGAGCGATGGTGACGGGTGAAAGTTACTACGGGCACCACGGTTTATCTGTCCGAATTCACGGCCTTGAAAAAGGTGTTAACAATAACGTTTTCAAGCGAGCGGTGGTTTTCCACTCAGCGTGGTACGCGACTAAGTCTTTCGCAGAAAAAGTAGGCCGATTAGGCCGTAGTTGGGGCTGTTTTGCAATTGACCCTAAATATTCCAAATACGTCTTCAGCAAAATCAAAGGTGGCAGCTTCGTGTTTGCTTACGCACCACAGGAAAAGAACGACCCGAACTTTAGCTAAAAATAATCCACTCCACCCATGTAGGACTTCAAGGCGTCGGGCACACGAATGTGCCCGTCGGCTTGTTGATAGTTTTCCATAACAGCGACCAATGTGCGGCCTACCGCAAGTCCAGAACCATTTAAAGTATGAAGCAGTTCAGGCTTTCCCGTTTTGGGATTACGCCAACGCGCTTGAATACGTCGGGCTTGAAAATCCTCGCAATTGCTGCAAGAAGAAATCTCTCGGTATTTATTTTGACTTGGCAGCCAAACTTCCAAATCATAAGTCTTTGCGGCCGCGAACCCTAAATCGCCCGCGCATAACTCCACAACCCGGTAGGGAAGCGCCAATAATTGCAATACTTTTTCAGCCTGACGGGTTATCTCTTCTAAAGCTTGATAAGAATTTTCTGGCTGAACCAGTTGAACAAGTTCCACTTTTTGGAATTGATGCTGGCGAATCATCCCTCGTACATCCTTGCCATAAGAACCCGCCTCGCTGCGGAAACAGGGAGTTTGAGCCACCCATTTTTTAGGAAGCGCTGGCGCTTCGATAATCTCGTCTCGTGCTAAATTAACCAAGGGCACTTCACCCGTGGGAACCAAAAAAAAATTCCGATCGCCGGCAACTTGAAATTGCTCTTCTCGAAATTTCGGCAATTGTCCTGTTCCGTATAAGCATTCTTCATGCACCAAATACGGCACATAAACTTCTTCATACCCGTGTTGGTCGGTGTGTAAATCCAACATAAATTGCGCCAAAGCACGATGGGCGCGTGCTAACGATCCCCGTAAAACCACAAAACGCGCGCCCGACAATTTGGCTGCCGCTTCAAAATCCAATTGGTTATCCCGTTCGCCAAGAACCGTGTGATCTTTTGGCGTAAAATCGAACCCGGGTGGCGCGCCCCACTGTCGTATTTCACGATTATCGTTTTCACTTTTTCCATCGGGCACTGAATCATGAGGTAAATTAGGGATAGCTAATTGAAAATCAGAGAAAGCCTTCTGAATGGTTTCAAAATTAGCTTCTTCCTGCTTTAATTCATCGTTTAACTGCGATACTTCAGCCATTAAGAGTTCGGGGTTTTCCCCTTTTGATTTCGCCATTCCAATGGTTTTTGATAATTGGTTACGTTTAGTTTGGAAAGATTGGATTGCTAATTGAGCCTCTTTGCGTTTGTTTTCCAATTGAAGGAAAGTATCACTATCCATTTCAAAACCGCGGCGGCGTAATTTTTCTACAACATGCTCTAAATTTTGTCGCAATATTTTGGGGTCTAACATTACTTCTTTTTTCCTTCTATGGTTGGATTCAACCCTGTTAGCCCGCAGCCTGTCCCGCGAGATAACGTGCAGCGGTTAGTTTTTACTATCCTCAGTCGTTTTGTGTTGTTCGTTGAGCTTTCTATAATATTCAAGCTTTTCTTTAATTTTTATTTCTAATCCTCTATTAATAGGGAAATAATACCGTCGTCCAATTAATGATTCGGGCAAATAATCGACGCCAGCTGCAAAGCCGTCTGACTCATCATGTGCATAACGATAATCTTTTCCATAGTCGAGCGATTTCATTAATCGAGTGGGCGCGTTGCGTAGATAAAGCGGTACTTCCAGACTACCTGTGCTTTTCACTTCACGACTGGCTGCGTTAAAAGCTTTATAAACCGCGTTACTTTTCGCAGCACAAGCACAGTAAACAACCGCTTGCGCAATGGCGAGTTCTCCTTCCGGCGTTCCCAATCGTTCAAAAGTCTCCCAAGCATCGAGCGCTAACTGGAGCGCGCGAGGATCAGCATTTCCAATATCTTCACTCGC includes:
- the thiI gene encoding tRNA uracil 4-sulfurtransferase ThiI; its protein translation is MKKVILIKYGEIALKGKNRHLFESSIIENIRLAIGEGAPPIEQCRGRLYLQLTTEKDISCYREALKRVFGVVGFALAYRLNLEINLEEMEEVLIKHLRKLESKSLAFRVDTRRTVKSFPMDSMEINKKLGALILQHFPKWQVNLNNPELTIFIEVRDEGLFIYTTEDHEDGLGGLPVGVGGRGLLLLSGGIDSPVAGWTLLKRGMMIDAVYFHSFPYTGEKAKEKVIDLARVLTSWKLRAINLHIPYFTKIQETVNKMCPESTWTIIHRRFMMRIAEKLTKSTYHTLITGENLGQVASQTIQNIAVINQATNLPILRPLISFDKNDIIKIAEKIGTFRISKRPYEDCCALFAPKNPETKAKEEAILKAEENLPLNELINEALEKMETLRIKN
- a CDS encoding cysteine desulfurase family protein translates to MPEIYLDNNATTSAAPEVMESLLAFFSKRYGNPSSLHRLGLQAERAVDEARRALSGLLGAHEDEIVFTSGGTESVNLAVKGAAQAFKRKGNHIITTPIEHDAVLGSIKQLEQAGFTVDFAKVDAQGKVSPESVVELIKPNTILVAVMHVNNELGSINPINAIAKAVKAKNKGIIFFSDGAQAFGKLEIDLTHIDLYSISGHKFHAPKGSGALYVKKKTPLQPLISGGGQEFDLRSGTQNVPTIVGLAKAARLAYGHLKETRECWRELMADFLQGLKNIPEVKINSPVNALENTLNVSFDSIPSQVMMNSLEEKGIYVSAGSACSGAKGKPSHVLKAIGLPAKRIQSAIRFSFSRYNTHEEIHYVLENLQSIIYKLKKILR
- a CDS encoding RNA recognition motif domain-containing protein; protein product: MPKHFYFYFLRKMTMSQNKIYVGSLSYDVTADELQSFFGQYGEIEEAKLIMDRETGRSKGFAFITYGTQDAAQEAVSKANGIDLQGRKIRVNIARENTGDRRRDGGSGGRGGRGGRF
- a CDS encoding lysophospholipid acyltransferase family protein, with the translated sequence MRLQRVFSFLFLVPFYSAIVFYVRFVRRYKIKNKHKIRKQFRGFLKKEHKGPVLICANHLSYFDAFGIIWGLGSLWGYLRHFRRFPWNIPNAKFACANLFNRLMSYMGKMIPLKTEGGGSNAKTVLRRVTHLLKRGDFAMIFPEGTRSETGRLNMDDYGYGAGQILQAVPQAKVLLIYLRGEEDKMQRYLPQKGCQFYMKLKWFAPQTQTNQQGRQGIRELSKKIMEELCEMEKEYFQEIPS
- the uvrC gene encoding excinuclease ABC subunit UvrC gives rise to the protein MTIDNPSAFLKTLPTGSGVYQMQDAQGKVIYVGKARNLQKRVSSYFRRQLDSKTQAMMAQVQSIQTTITRNENEALLLEASFIKQFRPRYNVLLRDDKSYPYLYLATHQKFPRLDFYRGAKKAPGRYFGPYPNAGSVRENLALIQKLFKLRQCSESFFKNRTRPCLQYQIKRCTAPCVGYVNEQEYRRQVEDAILFFEGKNDQVIIKLTERMEVTSENLVFEEAAHYRDQIRQLRRLQKQQIITGGKGNIDIIGIAESNGAIGFAILFIRSGRMIGHKPFFPNTPLGTTLQTALVEFIPQYYLSPLRNGDIPERIVTSEPLEDRLWIQRALSSGLNRKLAITDQKRAPYKQWQAMAALNAAQALSQHLAQKNTFALKLEAIQKSLALPNPIARIECFDISHTLGEATVASCVVFGEEGPIKKDYRRFNISGVTPGDDYGALRQALTRRYVRLKEGEGILPDVLLIDGGMGQLRQAAEVLEELQVSGVILTAIAKGPGRKAGLEKLFVWGRREEIHLPADNIAFHLIQQIRDEAHRFAITAHCNRRAKRRVESTLQEIEGIGPKRRQKLLKYFGGLQELQRASIEEIARVPGVSETLAKAIYDACHQHKG
- a CDS encoding IS110-like element IS1111A family transposase, whose translation is MKDIKILGVDIAKDVFQLCGIDEWGKVIYTRRVKRAQYVSTVASLKVGCVVMEACGGANHWYRTFMGMGIPTQLISPQHVKPYVKSNKNDRNDAQAIAEAASRASMRFVQGKTVEQQDVQALLKIRDRLVKSRTALINEIRGLLQEYGLTMARGAKRFYEELPLILASEAVGLTPRMKRVLNCLYTELLNRDEAIGDYEEELKAVAKANEDCQRVQSIPGVGYLTALSVYASVGDIHQFHRSRQLSAFIGLVPRQHSSGNKEVLLGISKRGNVMLRTLLIHGARALLRHVKNKTDKKSLWLKALIERRGMNRACVALANKNAPIIWALLTRQETYRCGA
- a CDS encoding murein L,D-transpeptidase catalytic domain family protein; the encoded protein is MGGSLIALITSIFLATSLASPSAKAFDYSDFQPLINKGLSPQALQVGLKAYRWARTHGAVKKPIMTLIDFKQPSNKKRLWVIDMRNGKLLFNGYVAQGKGSGNLYATRFSNKGGSDASSIGAMVTGESYYGHHGLSVRIHGLEKGVNNNVFKRAVVFHSAWYATKSFAEKVGRLGRSWGCFAIDPKYSKYVFSKIKGGSFVFAYAPQEKNDPNFS
- the serS gene encoding serine--tRNA ligase — encoded protein: MLDPKILRQNLEHVVEKLRRRGFEMDSDTFLQLENKRKEAQLAIQSFQTKRNQLSKTIGMAKSKGENPELLMAEVSQLNDELKQEEANFETIQKAFSDFQLAIPNLPHDSVPDGKSENDNREIRQWGAPPGFDFTPKDHTVLGERDNQLDFEAAAKLSGARFVVLRGSLARAHRALAQFMLDLHTDQHGYEEVYVPYLVHEECLYGTGQLPKFREEQFQVAGDRNFFLVPTGEVPLVNLARDEIIEAPALPKKWVAQTPCFRSEAGSYGKDVRGMIRQHQFQKVELVQLVQPENSYQALEEITRQAEKVLQLLALPYRVVELCAGDLGFAAAKTYDLEVWLPSQNKYREISSCSNCEDFQARRIQARWRNPKTGKPELLHTLNGSGLAVGRTLVAVMENYQQADGHIRVPDALKSYMGGVDYF